The window TACCAATAATCCGAACCCCCAAGCTTTGCAAATTCCCTAGCAGATTTGTATCTGCAGACAAGGATAATACAACTACACGCAGAAGATGGGTcagattaaaaataataataataactaaataattatttgcaaagCCAATACAATAATCAATCCACATATTGAATTATCAGCAATATAAATCAACGAATCATGTTATTCGCTGAAGCTTTACATATTGTAAGGATAAAAGTCATGGCATGATATTGGAACGTTACCAATATATTCAAAACCAACCATGATCGAAATTCTGAATCCTAGATGAGTTGagaggctctgataccacatgtaaaAAGTAATTCGAAAATCAACAAGTTACTAGGATCACagataaaaccaaaattacaataaaccaatcaaacagttaaagggaaataaacttatcttccaaagtggaggaagaagaagaagccatgaCTGCTACGGTTTCATAAGGAGTCCTCTACACTCAAGCAAACGAGAGTCCTTACTATCAAATAGGGTTTTAGCACGAGATAGGATAATACTGTGAGTGCAGGGACCTCCCTATAGATATATTCATACTCCCTTGATATCAGGCCTATTAACTGATACCTTGGATATTCCAAACTGATTAGGGTTCCGGTATAGTCCTCATAGGTACTGAACTCTTGTCAAGTCTTGATGAGGTTACTTGAATATAATTGCATGTTATTAGCCACTTAGGACTCTTAATCTTAGCCAAGTAGGATCGGAATTTCCTCAACATGATAACTCATACATTGAGCTATCAGTTTGTCGAGAACAAGAACTCATTCTTCTTGACACTCACATCTTACACATCTATGATATTATAACAAATTAGTCCATGTATGAACACCCAACAATCACATTAATGATCATGTGTTTAGTTTGAATATTGCCACACATAAAATAGCGTATAAGAGTACAAAGTATTCTCCGGCAACAGGAATCAAAATGCAAATCCAAGCAACAATCTTAGCCCAAAGTAGTAATGGGCTGAAGCTGAGCTGTGCAAACTCCAAGTATCATCGTCGTCTTTAACTTAGCAGCCATAAATTGGGATGCGCCGTTCaggacaaaaaagaaaagtgaagggaaagaaggaaaaacaaagatcaATTATTCAAGCTAAAACATATGGGGGTACACGTTCGCCCGTTGAGtgcaataattacaaaaatggtCCCATGTAAATCAAACTATATATAAAAAACCCTGTACATTTTGACCTAAATATATACGATCTCTACCCAGTCATAGTTCATGGTTCATAGTTCATAGTTGGTGCAAAATCTCATATAGCTCGTGAGTTTCACACGTGCAATCCCATCCAACTTTAGGTTTTCAAAGCTTGAATACATCATGGAACACAATTAtttaaaacagaaaagaaaacaaaaaacataattGCATGTTGCATGTGAAATCTAGACTTTTTAGTCTTATAGCTTTGCCTCACTATCTCCCAATTGAAACTTGGCGGGTCCATAATGTGACAAGACGACATTATGCTAAAGCACTCGTCAGATTTTTGTTCAATTCCTTTGCAGTGCAAcatattatgttaaaaaaaaaaaaaaaaaacaaaaactgccGAATTGGAATCAAGTTAAAATTTGAAAGCTTACAAAATTAACttttaggtgaaaaaaaaagtacaaatgaTTATCAAAGACACGAaacaaattcaatcaattttttaACATACAATGAATAAATCATTAATTGAATGTCAAACACAACGCAATTATAATATGTTATTATCTAACCTATTTGGTGCATATTAGACagttgttagtttttttttttcttttcgtgtGGCTCAATTTGGCTAAATTAATGGCTCTATAACCCCTGTGATGTGAGTCAAAATGGTAGTGGACCCTTCCGCCCGACATTTGCAGTCCATAATACATTGGAAATCTGTTGTTTCACAAAGAAAGAACACACAGCAAAGTGCAAACTAAAGCTGTTAATAATAGTCATTAAATTAAACGAAGCAAAGTAAATATAATTAAAGTTCCGTCTAAGTGAATGAACTAAGTCACTAATTCGGAACATGAAGCCCTACAAATTTCAAACAGATTATTGAAACCCTTATTCAAGGGAAATGGGTCGGCTCCACGTCATGCATACATCTCACTGATCAATTTAATACTTCTACCATTCCTAATAAAGAAGAAAGTACTCCATATTGAAATCTTTTTAGATGATGATAAGTTTCAATTATGATGTTTGTATGTTGTAGTAATGTTGCATTAGGAGAAATAAGGACTTTCCTAAGTAGGAAGGAGAGAAGCATtatcttaaaaaagaaaaaggaaagacaaATGCTAAAaggactctctcaaaagtgggaCTCATTATGGACTCTCTACCATCCCATGTTTTTGGTACAATATTTTCTAATGTTAACACGGGAATTAAcattaaactgtgaggtgatAAAGAGTCCAAAGAGAttctcacttttgagagagtcccCTCAGcatttctaaatatatatatatatatatatagtgattATAAAAGGTATATTTAATGAAAAGTGCAACACATTTActataagtacaaaatgaagCACTAAAACCTAGTTTTGGACTTAATGCTCTTTACAGCATAGTGGCACGATTGAACTTTTCAATATTAGTATCCTCAAAGAGGATTTTGAGCTGAATCCATAATCAAAGCTAGCCTTCATGCAGGTGCGTGAAGACATTTTACGAATCACGGCGTGCTCCACGCaatttacacgttttaaatgtatttatatgcgtaaattaataaaaggaaagttaaatatttgaagtaaatgaataatcttagatcatgctagaagggacccctcataaaccaattaaagcagctgaatccacataataaaatcggtctcttttgaatttatattaagaatagagaaaataatatttaataaacaaatgattgaatcacattattgctagctcattgtgaggctaagcctacccCCACCCcaacccccttagtgtagataatatcgtttgttaaaaaaaaaatcatttgaccactaatttaatcacattattatccgcgtgcgaaagACATTTTTTATGACCGGCATTATacgtctcttaagatgttttgaacgtgtttaaaaatagagaaaataatatttaatgaaaaattgattgaatcacagcatttttttaattattttttgtcaaacttgtgacaccaaaaacactattcattGGGCCATtcgctttatatataaagatatcCACATGGTTACATCAAACTCTAAGGATGTGTTTGTTGTACCGGACTATTTcagactggattagcttcagggactaagctggattggCTTAGATTAGACTAAGGTGGACTGATTTAGTGAAATGTTTAGTACAGTGTCAAACTAAATtatggactttttttttttgccatttttagTTCACTTTTgccttaaaaattaaataaaaattaataataaaggGGGCAATACCATCCAAGTCTAGAGTTGACTAGATTTGAACCacattttctttcccttttcttttttactcTACCTCGTTTCTCTTGTCCatgattttctctttgttgaATTGAAATTTCTAGCCTCAAATCTTGcatcaatttcttaattttcttcttcgATTAAGCACTGGGAGATGGGGTCAGTTCGTGGTTTGGAGGTCTAAGCCCTCCGATTTACAAAATccccaaatcaaataaaaaaaatctcagccCTCTCAATTCCGAAGACCTAAGCCTCCTGAGAACTTCTTTGATTTTCAAAAAGCCAACCTTTCGATTCGCTTCACGGAGGTGACTCCAACAATGGTAGCTTTGCCAGGACCTCCACTAACATGCCGATATTTCTACATGCGGGCTCAAGAATTCAAGTTGAATCAACAACTCTCAAATTGAAAAGCTGTGCAATTGAACTGACCTAGAAATTAAAAAGCTTCGCATATGATATGTGAGGAAGAGAGGAAAGAAGATGCCACCACACTTGTTAGTACCGCTTAATACCAAGGTTCTACTCGGGATTAGATAACACCCTTTAGTGAGGTGCGGAGGGACTGCCAGTCGAGGCGAGTCTCATTTAAGTTAATACTTTGTCGCTCCAAACACGGGACTATAGTCCTAGCTAATCTTGTCCTTCCTAAGGAGGTCTAACAAACGGGCCCCAAGAGTCCAAGTAATGGATATATATATGAGAGgaaattaattaagtaaatagttaattaatctaGTGCCTGTTGATTGCGTATATCTTATTGCTATACAGCTTCTTTTCAATTTCCACTTCGAATTGGTGCAAATAAAGAAGTGTTAGAAGTAAATGTTCTTTCTCTGCTTGTCACTCCCTAGCTACCGAGCGCACTTACCATTTTTGCCTACTGAACTGGTGTTTGTGTTAAACTGTCATACAAACTAGAAGTAGTATATTTTTGTATTCCCTATTCCTAATGGCCTTTTCATATGAGAGACGTAGTGAAAGAAACACGACTGCATAGTGTTTTCAGAAGACTGAGGTTATAAGGGTTCGATCCAAccaatataaaaagaaaagctCGATCACCTAGGGTTACAAAATTAGGATAAGAAGATAGTTGGAAAATAAGACACGTGGATGAATACAATTTGTCAACTCGTAATGTACATGTACCTAATCCATTTCTCTTTGGTTGCTATCAACTTTTTTTATACTCggacctttttatttttaccttctCCTTTTCATCCTGCCATGTAATGTTAGAAAATAGACAAGTCGAGTTATCATGCGACATTGTTACATTGCAGAATGAGaatgaaaagtgaaaaaaaggaaaagaatgttGCTAATATTTCTGATAATGGTGAGCATGGGGATAAAactagagaaagaaagaaagagaaggaagcGAAGCTGGCAAGTGTAGAACCCTACAAAATGGAGGTGAGCAAAGCATGCCGGTTATGACAAAGACCAGACATTGTATACTATCCGCCTCTCCCCCCACCTCCCCCCCCAAACACAAAACACTTCACTTGTAACTCCTTGTatatgtttgtaccatactcCTTTCATCTCAGACGCTATTCTCTCTAAAAgtttcctttctctcctttttttctctctctgctCATTAGAACGAGAGAATCCTACGTAATAATAAAAAAGCTATAGAGTCCAAGCAAAAAGGGTACAAGAATATTGCTTTTTACATGCCCCGTGGAGGGGGGGGGGATTCTTGCTTTTTACATGCCccgtggggggggggggggggttgaaGCGGTTTCGTCATGATCAACTTTAACTTGTGAGAATGTAAAGGTAAAAAAGTCATACATTGGTAAAAGGAAAAACTTTGCAagagcttataagaggttggactCTTCCCCATATTGCTATTTGGTTTTATAattgaacctcaactttcttcatggtaccGAAGCAGCTTGGCTCACGTGTCTCATGTGTGAAGCACAACAGCTACATGTGCACCACCTCACTAGAGGGCGTGAGAATGTGAGGGTAAagtcccacattggtgagggacCAAATCATGAACCtcttataagaggttgagctactccctatattgtcaattgattttatggtaaaacctcaactttcttcataacTAACTATACCTACCAAGTTACCCTTGCTTATGCGCTATAATTACCTTAAAAATACCGAGTTTCATTTGTTCTATAaattgtacacacacacacacactaaagTGAGATTGAAGAATAATTTTGACTTattaatttgtcataattttgtcTGACAAAGTAGTCATTTAGATACAAACCAATCAATGACCACACATGTAGGTGTAGATATTGCAACAATCATTAGTGAAACTCCAACCAAGCTGTTGCATGGGTTTGAACAATTATTGTTCTTAGGTTGCAAACAAGATACTTGCTGTAGTGATGATGAGATCTGAATGGATGTACCgttgtcaaattttaaaattttgaaatgatatttttacatttatgtttacttttgtcATTTAATTCTTTTTACTTTCATTTTGAATGCCAAAAATAAATGATGGTATGCATAGGGAGAAAAGttgtgtgaaaatcatttctTCCAAACAAATCTTGGAATTATACTCCCAAATTTACTCTTAATTACGATTCTTGATCTTCAATTTTGATTTAGACTATGAAAAATTATTCTACAACACACCATGTTGCCTTTGCGATTATTACTAGCACCTATCTCTCCTCTAAAGCCTGAGTTTGTAAGTGAGTGTTCCtcttaaggaaaactaatgaaatggtttaaaaactttgagttttaacgataagaacaaaataaagggtaaagtaaatagtatcatgattgactttttagtctagtttttcgttaaagtgaacaatacctgaaacttttcgttaaagttcctttaattTTATTCATCATTAATCTTGTTGTGGAAGCTCTCTTCTTAATTTGTAAGCAACAATGAATTTGTAGAACCTCTTTaaaagttcaaagaaaaaaataagtaaCAGAGGTAAAGGCATATCTTCATGCATAAAAAAGTTTGGAAGGTCTTCAACGGTTACAAATCCATGCCACTCAGTCAAAAGAGCTTTTTAGTAACCCGACAAAATCAGTGTCTTTTTTCCATCATCTGTCCCTGTTTCCCCTTCGACCCTCGGTGTTCAGACCATCATTTCTGAAGAAAGTCAAGGTTCCCAATCGTAATTATCTCCAACTTCCTTGCCCACTTTGCTCACCTTTTAATCCCTCTATCTATTTAAACAGTCCAATCTCCCACTCTCCCTCACTAAACTCTCTTCATCAAATAGTTTCAATTCCAAACCCTTTCTCCAATCCTTTCTGCTTTCTCTTCCAATCCACAcatttcttcatcatcttcataCAGAAACCCTAATTACTAATAGGTACGTCGTAGACATTTTACcagagatttatttatttatttttatattccttcaattttgtttcCCTCAGATAATAATGATAATCTATTTATGTGTTGTTTAATTTCGAATGAAAACACTTACATTAGCAGTTATGATTTGACCTTAAATAATACTATTCTCTCTAATTTCAGTGCTGTTTTAGGTGGATATTAATAAATTTGAGCTGATGATGATCAAGATGGAAAAGAGACAACATCATCAAACACGTCTCATATGGTGCATGCTCGtgttcttattcttcttctcaATTCATACTTGTGCTTTGGATGGTAGTGAGGAACGTCAGCTTCTCTTATCCTTCAAAGCTTCTGTCAACGACCCTTCACACTACCTCTCAAACTGGAACACTTCAGCCAACACTTTATGCAATTGGCATGGCATCACATGCAACGACAATAACAACATCAAAGCCATCGAGCTCACCGGAAGAAACATCTCCGGCAAGTTATCATCCTCCATCTTCCACTTGTCCCACATCGAAACCATCGACCTCTCCAACAATCAGCTATCCGGTCAACTCCCCAAAGACATGTTCATCAGCGGGTCCAATTCGCTTCGCCGTCTCAATTTCAGCAACAATATCTTAACCAGCACACTTCCACAAGGCTCACTCACGACCCTTGAGGTACTAGACTTGTCCAACAACATGATTTCAGGCATAATCCCAAACGACGTCGGATTGCTTTCTACCTTGAAGTTTCTTGACCTTGGAGGAAATATGTTGGTGGGAACCATCCCTAGCTCCATATCAAACATGTCTAGCTTGGAGTACTTGACTTTGGCATCAAACCAACTTGTTGGAAAAATTCCAACACAATTAGGCCAAATGAAGAACTTGAAGTGGATCTACTTGGGCTACAACAATCTCTCCGGCAATATACCGGAACAAATTGGTAACCTTTTTCTGTTAAATCATCTCAATCTAGTTTACAACAACCTCACCGGAGAAATCCCAATCACAATCAGCAACCTTACAAATCTTCGGTACCTTTTCCTCTACGGAAACAAACTCACAGGTCCAGTTCCACAATCCTTATTCAGTCTCGAGAAACTCGTTTCTCTCGACCTTAGTGACAATTTTCTTTCAGGAGAGATTCCCGAATGTGTTTTCAACCTCCAAAACGTGGAAATCCTCCATCTTTTTTCAAACAACTTCACGGGAAAAATTCCCAAAGCTCTGGCTTCTCTGCCAAGGCTTCAAGTCCTTCAGTTATGGTCAAACAAGTTCTCGGGCCAAATCCCAAAACGTCTCGGAAATCAAAACAGCCTCACTGTCTTAGACCTTTCCTCAAACAACCTTACTGGGAAAATACCCGATACGCTATGCGACTCGGGCCGGCTTTTTAAGCTCATCCTCTTCTCGAATTCACTCGAAGGCGCAATCCCGCTAAGCTTGTCTTCTTGCAAGAGCTTGAGCAGAGTCAGACTCCAGAACAACCGACTTTCAGGTGAATTATCGGCAGAGTTCACCAAACTCCCACTTGTCTATTTCCTGGATATCTCGGGCAACAATCTCTCTGGAAGAATCGACAACAGAAAGTGGGACATGCCATCTCTTCAAATGCTGAATATGGCGAGAAATCGATTTTTTGGGAAGTTACCGGAAACTTTCGGGAGCCAAAAGCTGGAGAACTTGGACTTGTCCGAAAATTGGTTCTCAGGAAGTATCTTGCCGAGTCTCGGGACCTTTCCGGAGCTAATGCAATTGAAGCTTTCTCACAATGAGCTCTCTGGTCCAATCCCTCAACAATTGTCTTCATGCAAAAAACTCGTTAGCCTCGACCTCAGTCACAACCGCCTCACCGGCACGATTCCCACTAGCCTCTCTGATATGCCGGTTCTTGGGGACCTAGATTTGTCAGAAAACCAAATATCGGGCGAGGTTCCGCGGAATTTGGGCGCTAAAGTATCGCTTGTTCAAGTCAACATTTCCCACAACAAACTCCACGGCATATTGCCGCCCACAGCAGTGTTTCTTGCCATAGATGCCAGCGCAGTGGACGGCAACAACCTCTGTGGTGGCAGTGACACTATGAGTGCTCTACCGCCGTGTAAGAGCGTTAAGAGAAACCCTACTTGGTGGTTTATTGTCACGTGTTTTCTTGTTGCATTATTGGCTTTTGGAGTTGCCAGTTATTTGTTTGTGCTATTGAGGAGGAGAAAGGAATTGGAGGTTAAATCGGTGGAGATCAAAGAAAGGATTTGGGAGCTGCAGTTTTTCGAATCAAAGGTTTCAAGATCAGTTACGATTCATGACATTTTATCGGCAGCCAAAGAAGGTAATATCATTGCCAAGGGTAAGACTGGAATTTCATACAAGGGAGAATCGGTTTCCAACGGAATGCAATTCGTGGTAAAAGAGGATTCTGTGAAATCACTTCCACCAAGCTTTTGGTCACAGATGGTTGAACTTGGGAAGCTTAGGCACCCCAATGTGATCAAACTGATCGGAATATGTCATTCCGAAGACGATGCGTATGTGCTTTTTGAGTATTGTGAAGGGAAAGTGTTGACTCAAGTTATGAGGGATTTGAGTTGGGATCAGCGCCGGAAAATTGCCGTTGGGATTGCGAAAGCTCTGCGTTTCTTGCATTGTTGTTGCTCGCCGAGCCTTGTAGCTGGTTGTATGTCACCAGAGAAAGTGATTGTAGACGCAAAAGGTGAGCCTCATATTCGATTGAGTCTCTCCGCACAAGTTCGGACGGACTCCAAGGGATTCATTGCTTCTGCATACATTGCTCCGGGTACGTACGTACTTGActgatatatacacacacacacatgccaGTATCTGATTTGTTATGAATGAATAATTAACGTTTAGAATatctgaatatatatatatatatgccattATCTGATTTGCTATGAATGAATAATTAGAGTTTAGAATATCTGAactttaaacaaataaaacacgGTCGCATCTTCTTTGTGCATGCAAACAATTTATGAGTCTAGAAATGCTGTATACTAAATTTTAAAGCTTCATTTTGTAGATGCTAAAGAAAGCAAAGTCTTTACAGAGAAGAGTGACATATATGGGTTTGGGCTCGTCTTGATGGAATTGCTGACCGGAAAAGGCCCCACCGACACTGAATTTGGCGCGCACCAGAGCGTCGTCGAATGGGCACGGTACTGCTACTCAGACTGCCATCTTGATGTCTGGACCGACTCGATGATCAGAGAACACGTGTCGAGCAATCAGAACGAGATTGTGGAAACCATGAACCTAGCTCTTCACTGCACTGCTGGTGACCCCACGGCTAGACCATGCGCGAATGAACTATATAAAACCTTAGACTCCATTCTGAGGACAAGTAGTTCTTGTGTTCCTGGCCTAAAAGTTTCTTCACCTTTTTGATTTCTCCCTCTAAGGATTTTTGTTCCTGTTTTCAGCTTCTTTTAACTTAATTCTTTTTtcacttaatttttttcttgggtttCTTATAACGTAATGTACGtgttaatgaattaattaacaccttttattgtattttgtaaCATAAggtgttaattaatttttagtatTATAACTCAAATGTTTAATGGTATGTTTGACATGATGTTAAAGGAGAGGCTGAAATGCTCCTGTGAATTTTTCCGGTCCACATAAGGTAGATTGTCGTGGTGAAGTCACCAACTAGtaccctttaaaaaaaaaaaagaggatagATAGCTCTTAAATCTTTCAATATGTTATTTCTTCAACATGCTTATTGGCTCCTACTTGAAGCTTTGTTCAACTTAATATCTTATATGTAAACGATATAGATCAGATGGCGAAATGGATCAAATTGAAAGGCTTAAATCTGACAACAAGATCCAAACATTGCAGATTTAGACTTTAGTGTCTGATTTAGCTCCCTGATATTCCGTCTTGAAGAGAACAATGACACAAACAAGACCTAGAGCTAGCCTTGCCGTATAGGCATTTTGGTGGTTTACTAGCTCAAAACGAGATTTTAAGATTTTAGAGTATTTTCGGTATACCTTGCTATatgtttaatttgtttcctATTAGTACTCCAAGAAAGTCTAAGGATAACATACATTATATAAACAACTTTTAGGGTGCTAGGGTTTGTTATCtttcatattatcaattaataAACATTGagattttctttatatattttcttgtgGATTCCAGTTTATTTGTTCTTTAAGGTTATCGTTTGATATCTCTGTGTGATCGAAGAGTGTTAACATTGATAGAGCTGTTTCCGACCAGGCCACTATGCAGCAATCTTTCTTGTGACCTACATCCCTTCGAGGTAGCAATTATGATGCTTAATTAATAAAGGAATgaagatcctctccggatcttctttgtgaggatcttgaaGATCCTTACATCGTGTTCGTTTATCATATATCATGCAGTTAGAAattactttaaatatttttatttaaaattaaacacaaacagtacttgacgAAAACTAACTGCACGATGTGAGTCAcatagaggatcctcattcttaaTAAAGACTACTGTTAATGATATCCATTAATTTCTTATTCTTCTATTAGCTCTATTTGCTCTTATTGCAATGATGAAAATGCATGATACAAGAATCCTTTTCTTTGATTTGTACAGCTGATAATCTATCAGCAGCAGAACTACTCATGATCATAAGGGCTAAAATAGTTCGAAGATTCCACTAAAAGATCAATCTAAACATAAAAGTTTAAAGTAGCTGACATTTTTTAGGAGATCAAAAAACCCAGCTCAGTTTTGCTGGCATGCACGGATGTGATCATCTATTTTTTGAAGGACATTCATCTTAAAAGCCTCAAGATTTCAATGATGGTTTCTTGGAGACCATGCAAAAGGTTATTTGGCTTCTTTCTTTCCATTCAAAAAGCTCCTTTCCGATCATTATATATAgtctttttccttttataaTATATTACTCAATTTCTTAGGGGAGCTGGGTCATGCATTTTTCTTCtccatttttttgtttactttgtagatcaaaaatcaaacaattttGGATTGGGATTCTTTGACTAAAGACAGGTGGGTTTTGTTTACGATTTTTGATTGTATGATAATAATTGGATACACGTGCATCCCATCTCAAAGGTGATTATGGTATATCACAGCAAGAACCCACTCATTAAGCACAACCcaaaaatgataaatttttcGACCCAAATATAAATGCCCCTTAAAGTTGATGAATATTGCCGCCAACGCTGATCATAGTATGCTTAATTAGAAGTGCTTTTGACAACATGGTCGAAAGTATTTCCAACTAAAACtgttattttatatttcacCTCCCCATTGAATTTCAGCCATAAAAATTAATCCTAGCTAACTCGAACTAGCTCGaaacaaatttaaaagtgaaacaTGAGCACAATGAAATTATATGGCGCCCTCGTTTACAACCCTGTTTTTTTATACAGATAGACAAAATACTTCTTCGATATAGAAACAATTGAAAACGCTTTACAAAGAAACACATAACATGCCTGCACATTCATGTGCTTTAAAATGCAATTTCAAATGAACATGTGATAATCACTTGCACGtgttataaatttttctttgtgcTGCTAATAAAAGCAAAAGACTTCATGCAAAAGAACGTCTGGAAAACGGATGATATATAGGAAACATCAAATCCTGGTGTAAAAATCAAACATCTTTTGCAAAACGAATGTGGATCGGCTAACATACACTCACGTACTTCTACGGAAACCAAGTCTTGTACTATACACGGTAGGCTACGATTACGACAGCTATTAGAGAGTTGAAATCTACACTTTCTACAAAATTTCGGTTATTCACTACCAATGATCGAATGCAATCAAGACGTAAGTATTATTAACTCGGGGTATAAAACTTTATCAAATTCATTATCcttaacaaaaattaagatgCTTTAGTACGTACTAGttattcaaagaaaaaagaaacataaagatTGGCTATAATTATAAGTTGAATCATTTAAATCTTGTGTTTTGTATCATTTAAACCttgtgttgtgtgtgtgtgtgtgtgtgtgtgtgtgtgtgtaggcaAGATTGCTTATCTGATTAATGTAACAAGTTTAATCGATGTGACGATAAAGAGTACTTAGCAGAAATGATTACCAATTAAACCATATATATTCGTTATTCTGATCTTAAgtaaagaaaatttgaagaaagCTACGTGCATGATGGGGACATGTACTCCAAAGGCAGATTTGTGCTTGATGACAATTAAGTACACTTTTTAAATTTGATAGAGATTGGAGAGTGCCAAGAGTGTTGATTGATGGAGGATGGGCCTTCCTCATGAGATCCTTAAACGGTTCGATAAAACCAATTGCTTACCAATTAGTATTACGAttattcttcacttgtaagtcgTGAGATGTTTCAAGTTCGTGAATGACGTATTTTTTATTGACCGTGCTGGTTTGCCCACCACACTGAAATTTGAATCTCCCTTCTTGTAGATTAAATGCCACATTTGAGAAGGGCCTACAGATAATAACTAGGATGTCGTGAAGTGCAGGGTTCTAAGAGCATCCTCAATGGGGGCTTTATCTTGCATGAGGCTACAACATTTCCACCCTTAGTAAGAAGTTTCATCCCTAATGAGCCGGAAAATAGGGTTAGATCACTAGGGCTAGCAACTTCCTTTCTTGGGTAGCATAAAATCGGGCTACATCTAGCCCCAAAAAACAATGGGTCCCACAAAAAGTAGCAACCCAtgtgtgatatcccacatcgcccaggggagtaatccttatatgtatattctcatccctacctagcacgaggccttttgggagctcactggcttcgggttccatgggaactccgaagttaagcgagtagcgcacgagagcactcccatga of the Pyrus communis chromosome 1, drPyrComm1.1, whole genome shotgun sequence genome contains:
- the LOC137732948 gene encoding leucine-rich repeat receptor-like serine/threonine-protein kinase SKM1, with translation MMIKMEKRQHHQTRLIWCMLVFLFFFSIHTCALDGSEERQLLLSFKASVNDPSHYLSNWNTSANTLCNWHGITCNDNNNIKAIELTGRNISGKLSSSIFHLSHIETIDLSNNQLSGQLPKDMFISGSNSLRRLNFSNNILTSTLPQGSLTTLEVLDLSNNMISGIIPNDVGLLSTLKFLDLGGNMLVGTIPSSISNMSSLEYLTLASNQLVGKIPTQLGQMKNLKWIYLGYNNLSGNIPEQIGNLFLLNHLNLVYNNLTGEIPITISNLTNLRYLFLYGNKLTGPVPQSLFSLEKLVSLDLSDNFLSGEIPECVFNLQNVEILHLFSNNFTGKIPKALASLPRLQVLQLWSNKFSGQIPKRLGNQNSLTVLDLSSNNLTGKIPDTLCDSGRLFKLILFSNSLEGAIPLSLSSCKSLSRVRLQNNRLSGELSAEFTKLPLVYFLDISGNNLSGRIDNRKWDMPSLQMLNMARNRFFGKLPETFGSQKLENLDLSENWFSGSILPSLGTFPELMQLKLSHNELSGPIPQQLSSCKKLVSLDLSHNRLTGTIPTSLSDMPVLGDLDLSENQISGEVPRNLGAKVSLVQVNISHNKLHGILPPTAVFLAIDASAVDGNNLCGGSDTMSALPPCKSVKRNPTWWFIVTCFLVALLAFGVASYLFVLLRRRKELEVKSVEIKERIWELQFFESKVSRSVTIHDILSAAKEGNIIAKGKTGISYKGESVSNGMQFVVKEDSVKSLPPSFWSQMVELGKLRHPNVIKLIGICHSEDDAYVLFEYCEGKVLTQVMRDLSWDQRRKIAVGIAKALRFLHCCCSPSLVAGCMSPEKVIVDAKGEPHIRLSLSAQVRTDSKGFIASAYIAPDAKESKVFTEKSDIYGFGLVLMELLTGKGPTDTEFGAHQSVVEWARYCYSDCHLDVWTDSMIREHVSSNQNEIVETMNLALHCTAGDPTARPCANELYKTLDSILRTSSSCVPGLKVSSPF